CTCCCCATTTTTTTATAAGATGTCCAAGTCTTGCTTTATTTCTCTTTTCTCTATTTCCAAAGTCCCTAAATATCTCAACAGCTGCTTTTGCAAGAGGTACTATTTCATCCTTTTGTACATATCCCAAAAAGTTTGCAAAGCGTCTGTTGCTAGCAAGTCCCCCACCGGTAAAGAGAGCAAATTCAACCCCATTTTTTCTTTTTACAGCTACAAAACTCAAATCTTGTATCTCATAAGGCATACAGTGTTGTGCACATCCGCTAACTCCTATTTTAAATTTTCTAGGAAGATTGCTAAAATCTTTGTTTTTGAAAAAAAGTGAATTTATCTCATCTACAATATCACTTACGTCTGTAATCTCTTCTTTGGCCCTTCCATTAAGAGGGCATGTAACAGTATTTCTTACAACATCGCCTGCGGCCATGCATGTGCTAAGACCACTTTTTTGAAGTTTTTCAAAGATATCAGGAACATCTTTCATTTTTATCCAATGAAACTGTAAATCTTGTCTAGTTGTAAAATCTGCACTGTTTTTCGCATACTTTACCGATATCTCTCCAAGTGTTTTGATTTGTTCTTTGTTTAAAACCCCTTTTTCTATCTTAACTCTGAGCATAAAATATTGTGTAGGATCCGATTCTGGTTGGAGTGTCCTATTTTGCGTATAAAGACCGTACCATTTGAGACGATCGATATCTTCAGGATCCATCGGGATATCTTCTTTTGCATATCTGTATATATCCTTCAATACATCAAGCCCGTCTTTTTGGCGTTTTAATCTTTCAATGCGTGTTGCTTTGCTCTCTTTCATTTCTTCTCCTCTATTGATATACATCCCCATTCAGGGAAGTGTTTTCTGATGTAGCGATTTAGTTCTATCTCTGCTTCGGTGTAAACTCTTTTTTTCTTATCACTTTTTGTTGCATCTATGATCATACCTGCTGCAACGGTATGGTTTGTAATTTTATCTATAACAATAAAACTTCCGGTGCCTTTTATCTTGTTATAAGGATCACAAGCTATCTCTCTTGTTAGAGAAAGACGGCATTTTCCTATCTCGTTCAGTTCAAGAGTATCTGTTTTTATTTCCTCCCAGCTGTTTACATCTTTTTTAAATATAATCTCTTCAAATATTACATTCAAAGATGTTGTAGCTCTTTTTATCTCATACTCTATTTCTAGTTCCAAAGGCTTTTCATCCATCCAAACTATCATAGCTACTATAGTGTCTGAGGTTGTCAAGCAATCTTTTGAATGTACTATCATATCTCCTCGGCTGATATCTATCTCATCTTCCAAGGTTAAAGTTACTGCCATAGGAGCAAACGCCTCTTGTATGCTGACAAGCTTTGAATCACTGCCAATAGATGGGAGAATTATCTCTTTTATTTTGCTCTTTTTCCCAGAAGGTAAAACGGTTATTTCATCTTTCACTTTAACACTTCCGCTTGCAATGGTTCCTGCAAATCCTCTAAAGTCAAGATTCGGTCTGTTTACATACTGAACAGGAAATCTAAAATCTTTTTGGTTTATATCTTTTGAAATTTCTATTGTGTCCAAATATTCCAAAAGGGCTTTCCCCTCATACCACTGTATATTTGTACTCTTTTGTACAACATTGTCTCCCTTTAAAGCGGATATGGGTATAAAGTCTATAGTATGTATACTATCTTTGAACTCTTTCAAACTTTTTGTTAACTTTTCATACATCTGCAAATAGTCTCTTTTTATATTTTCGTATACATCTTTGCTGTAGCCGACTATATCCATCTTATTGATGGCAACAACTATATGCTTTATCCCGAGAAGAGAGACTATATATGAATGTCTTTTTGTTTGAGTTAGAACTCCTTTTCTTGCATCTATCAGTATCACAGCAAGGTTTGCAGTGCTTGCTCCTGTAACCATATTTCTTGTGTACTGTTCGTGTCCAGGAGTATCAGCTATGATATATTTTCTTCTGTCGGTTGCAAAAAATCTGTATGCAACATCAATTGTGATTCCTTGTTCTCTTTCGCTTTGAAGACCATCTACAAGAAGAGCAAAGTCTATCTCTTCGTTTGTCGTTCCGTATTTCTTACTCTCTCTTTTAACGACGCTTAATTGATCTTCCAGGACGGTCTTGCTGTCGTACAAAAGACGTCCTATAAGCGTACTCTTGCCGTCATCAACACTTCCGCATGTGATAAACCTAAGAAGCTCTTTGTTCTCGTGCTCTTTGAGATACTGCTCTATATTTGTTGCTACAAGATTTTGACCCATTTTAGAAATACCCCTCTATCTTTTTTTTCTCCATACTTCCTTCTTGGTCTTTGTCGATGATTCTTCCTTCTCTTTCACTATTTCGAGACAGAAGCATCTCTTGTATGATCTCTGGAAGAGTTTCGGCGTTGGAACTTACCGCTCCTGTTAAAGGGTAGCATCCTAAAGTTCTAAATCTAACTTTTTCTATTTTTGCTTTTTCTCTTAAGTGTTTCGGCATCCTTTCGTCATCTACCATTATCTTTGCTCCATCAATTTCGACTATAGGCCTCTTTTTTGCAAAGTAAAGAGGCACTATAGGAATATTTTCCAGATAGATATACTGCCAGATATCAAGTTCCGTCCAATTTGAGAGAGGAAATACTCTTACGCTCTCTCCTTTATTTATTTTTGTATTGTATATATTCCAAAGTTCTGGTCTTTGGTTTTTAGGGTCCCATCTGTGGAAGTAGTCCCTGAATGAAAAGATTCTCTCTTTTGCTCTACTTTTCTCTTCATCTCTTCTGGCTCCTCCGATTATAGCATCAAACTTCCCTTTGTTTAGCGCTTGTTTCAAAGCCTGGGTTTTCATAATGTCAGTATGAAGTTTTGACCCATGGATAAACGGGTTTATATCCATTTTTATACCTTCCGGATTTGTATGGATTATAAGTTCTACTCCAAGCTCTTTGACTCTTTTGTCTCTAAACTCTATCATCTCTTTGAACTTCCACAATGTATCTACATGCAAAAGCGGAAAAGGAGGTTTTCCTGGATAGAAAGCCTTCATAGCAAGGTGAAGCATTACCGAGCTATCTTTTCCTATGCTGTACATCATCACTGGATTTTCGAACTGGGCAGCTACTTCTCTAAGGATATATATAGACTCTGCTTCTAACTGTTTTAAATGGGTCAATTGTTTTTTATCTATCATTTTCACCTCTTTTTTATGTGTAGTCCGCACTCTTTGTGTTCCGGTTTTTCCCACCACCATCGTCCGCTTCTTATATCTTCACCCTCTTTTACTGCCCTTGTACAAGGCTCACATCCAATGCTTGGAAATCCTCTGTCATGAAGAGGATTGTATGGAATTTCATGTTTTTTTATATATTCCCATACCTGTTTGGTACTCCACTCAAATAGTGGATTTAGTTTTATTAATCCGAAAACGTCGTCATATTCAACAAGTTTTGCATCTTTTCTTGTTATCGATTGTTGGCGTCTAAGGCCAGTTATCCATATTTTTTTATTTTTAAGAGCTCTTCTTAATGGCTCTATTTTTCTTACTTCACAGCACCTTTTTCTATTTTCAATGCTTTCGTAAAATCCGTTGATGCCTTGTTCATATATGAGATTTTCCAAACTTTTGTAGTTAGGGACATACGCTCTTATTGTAATACCGTATTTTTTTTCGGTTTTTTCCCATGTTTTATATGTCTCTTCATGCAGTCTGCCGGTATCAAGCGTAAAGATCTCTATATTTGGATCAATATTTACCCCTATATGGGTAAGCACCTGATCTTCTGCTCCGAAACTACTTGCAAGCGCAATATCTCCTTGATACTCTTTCAAAAAATATTCAAGGACCTTTTTGGGATTTTCTTTTACAAATATACGGTTATAGTTTTGAGCAATTTCCAAAAAAGATTTCATACTTTATTACCTCCTATATCTGATACTCTGGCTCTTTTTTTATGCGTCCAAGCGGTATCTTATTCCATACTCTTTCGTGAAAATAGTAAAGGATCATTTTTGTTATAAGCTCTATTCCCCCTATAGAAGCAGCCATACCAAAACTCCCGGTTATAAAAAAGGAGATGGCTATAGTGTCTAAAGTACCTAATGCCCTCCATGATATAGTTTTAATGACGCTTCTGTAAGGCTTTTCGTGCATTTTTAACTCTCCATATAGACTAAGTCTATCGAATTAGTCAAGATTGACCTCAAAAAAAATGTTTTTATTTTTGACGAGTTTTTCAACTCGTCAAATTGTGTAAAATATTTGGTTTGAGACCTTTTGCTGATATAGTTTAAAATCATCAAGGGTTATATCGAAAATTTTTTCCAGTTTTTTTTGTGCTTCCTCGTAAAAAAGCTCCAAAACAGGATTGCCCGTACAGGTTTCGGTTATCTTTATGTTGCCTTCTAACGATCTCACAATATCCAAAACTTTGATATTGGAAGGGTGGGTTGATAGCATATATCCTCCATAAGCTCCTCTTATACTTTTTACAAAGCCATCTTTTTTCAAAATATTCAAAAGCTGCTCAAGATAATTTTGAGGTATATTTGCTCTTGCTGCGATATCTTTTATTTTGACAGGCTTATTGAACTGATAATCTTTTGATAGTTCATACATTGCAACTAAACCATATGTTCCCTTCGAGGAGAGAAGTGTCATATCAGCTCTCCATCGCTTGTTTTAGATCTTCAATCAAATCTTCATAATCTTCAAGACCAACACTTAGCCTTATTAGACCCGGAGTTACTCCTGTTTTTTCAAGTTCTTCCGGACTTAGTTGCTGATGAGTGGTGCTTGCTGGATGAGTTATAATAGATTTTGAATCACCTATATTAACAACTACACTGAAAATTTTTGTATTGTTTAGAATCTTTTTAGCAAACTCAAAATCACCCACATCAAAACTCAAAAGTCCTGAAGCCAATCCATCTTTGAAATATTTCTGTGCTTTTTCATAGTTTACATCACTTTTTAGCCCCGGATAGTTCACTTTCAAAACTTTAGGATGTTTTTCTAGAAACTCAGCAATTTTAAGGGCATTTTTAGAGTGTTCTTTGATCCTTACTGCTAATGTTTCCAGACCCTGTATATGTAGCCAAGAGTTAAAGGGTGCAGGAGCAGCGCCTATATCTCTAATAAGAGAGAGTCTCACTCTAAGTGTAAATAAAGCAAAAGGAAGATCTGCATAAACTAGACCATGATAACTCTCGTCCGGTTCGTTGAATTGAGGATATTTCTCATTGCCTATTAATTTTTGATTTAGTTCTTTGTTTTCTACTATCAATCCCCCAATTGCAGTCCCTTGTCCGTTTATGTATTTACTAGCACTATGTACTACAACATCTACACCTTTTGTTAGAGGATTGAAAATGATAGGTGTTGCTACTGTGTTATCGCATATTGTTACAATATTGTGTTTGTTGGCTATTTCAACTATTTTTTCCACATCCGCTATGCTGATGTGAGGGTTTGAAAGAGATTCGAAAAATATGGCTTTAGTTTTATCATCTATGAGTTCTTCTAGGTCTTGTACTGTAACGCTATCGAAAAGTCTAGCTTCTATACCGAATCTTTTTATAGTATGTGTTAGTAAAGTTGTTGCACCACCATATATCTTTTTTGCTACTATTATATTGTCTCCCGCTTCGGCAAGATTAGCTACAGCATAGAAGATGGCTGCTTGTCCACTAGATGTTGCAATAGCTGCAGCGCCTTTTTCCAATGCGGCTATTCTCTTTTCCAAAACTTCTGTTGTAGGGTTGTTTAGTCTTGTATAGATAGGTCCTAGCTCTTTTAGTGCAAACAGATTTGCCGCACGTTCTGCACTCTCAAAATCGTAAGCGGTGGTTTGATAGATAGGTACAGCCATAGTGTTAAAGCCATCTTTATTATATCCGTAATGTAGAGCAAGAGTCTGTTTCTTCATGTAAATCCTTTTTGTTTTTTGAAAATTATATGAAAAGAAAGAGATAAAGTCAAGTAAATCAATAGAGATTATACAGAATGAGCAGAAAGATAAAAAAAATTTATTTTTGTTGGTTAGTAAGAGATTCTCTTACTTATCTTTAGAGCATTTACAAGAGATCTTTAACTCCTCTTTTTTAGCACTACAATTGCACTTTTTTACACCTTCTGCTTTGTAGTTGGATTTTGGAGCCTTTTAAACTGTCCCATTTGTCAAGACAACTTTTTTAGCATTCATCTTTCAGCTTTTCAAGCTGCTTTTTCTTTTGATGTCTGATAGACATTCATCGGTCTGTTATAGTTTAAAGATGAATGCATTCGATTGAAATTGTAAAATTTGATGTAGTTTCGTATGCCTGTTCTGAGTTCCTTAACGTTGCTATATTCCCTGAGATAGATCTCTTCATATTTGAGTGTTCTAAAGAAGCGCTCTATTGCAATGTTATCGATACTTCTTCCTTTAGAGTTCATAGAGATTGTGATGCCATACTTTTTTAAAAGTTTGGTATGATTATCACTTGTATATTGACTTCCTTAATCTGAATTGAAGATTTGGGGTACTCCATGTATATCGATAGCATCTTGAAGTGTCTGTGTCACTAATGATACATCTATAGTGTGTTGGAAAGCCTCCACGATAGCAAGGCTTTAGAGTGCCAATCGATAATGGCGCATAGATACATAAAGCCACCCTTGACTGGGATATAGGTAATATACCACTCCACACTCTATTTGGTCTATCCACAACTACTTGACCTTTATCGTTTTAAAGGCTTTCAAAGAGTAAGGATAGATTGTGTGCTCTTTGGCTTTGGTGCTGGTTTGTTTCTTTCTTTTAGGATAAATTGCAGCAATTCCTAAAAGTTGCATCAATCTATGTACTTTATTATGACCTATATGCCAACCTTCCTCTTTGAGCCTAGCGTGGATTCTACGATAGCCATAGGTTGCAACATCGGTATATATCTCATCGATACGGCGCATAATCTTCAAATCGTATTCGCTTATTCCTTTTGGTTTATAGTAAAGTGTGGAGCGATTGAGACCCAAAAGTTCACATTGTCTCGTCAAAGAGATGGTTTTAAGCTTGGACTCGACGAGACTTTTCTTACTTGATAAGTCCAAGCTTTTTAGTTTTCCCACTGCCCAGTCTCTTTCTATTGTGGTCTTTCCTAAAGTTTTCGCTAAAACTTCATTCTCAATTTCTAGCTCTTTTATCTTTTCTCTATACTCTTTTGTAGCCTCTGCGATATCGAATGCCAAAGAAGCGTTTTCTAAAAACTTCTTCTTCCATTGGTTGAGTGTTTGAACGCTGATACCATATTTACTTGCTATCTTTGCAGCAGGCTCCTCATCTTTTCATAGCTCCAATACTACTTTGGTCTTAAACTCTGCGCTATAGCTTTTTTTCTTTTTGCTCATCTTTAGCCCCTTTCTTTTTCCCTCTTATCATTTTAGCTAATTTGAAGCTCCTTATTAGATTTTGTTGTCTAAAATTTTAGGGGCATTATAGCGAAGCTGTGAGATTTTATTTAGACTAACACAAGGAGGGTTTTATGTATTATGTTGGCATTGATGTTTCAAGTAAAAAGCATTATGTTTGTATATTGGATAAGAATAAAGAGTTGATTATAAAACCTTTTAGTATCGCTTCTGATATACAAGGTTTAATGTTATTAAGTAAAAATAAAGTCTATTATTTTGGATAAGAGTAAGATAGTGTACACTAAAGTTCGCAATTTCACTTGAAGACTCTTTTTTAGATTTTGAAATCTTCAAAAGAGTTGGATAGACTTCCCAGTGAGGAATAAAGCAAACAGGAGGAAGCCTATCCATGAGGAATAATAGCAAAAAAATAGATGAAACAAAAATATTCAAAGAGATAATGACACAGTTTGTAGTTGATGAAGATCCACTTTTATCAATGATGAAATGGATGATGGAACAGTTGATGAAGATAGAGTCCGAGATGAAAGTTGGAGCTAAAAAAGGTGAGCATAATAGTGAGAGAAAAAGCTATTTCAGCGGTTATCGTCCAAGAAGATTCGATACAAGACTAGGCACTGTATATCTGATGGTTCCAAAGATCAGAAAAGGAGGCTATATTCCATTTTTCATAACAGAGAGAAAAAGGAGCGAACAGGCTTTAATTGCAATGGTACAAGAGGCATACGTTAATGGAGTATCCACAAGAAAGATAGAGCGTTTAGCCAAAGAGTTGGGGATAGAAAATATTAGTGCTTCGCAAGTATCTCAAATCAATAAAGGGCTAGATGAACAAGTAAAAGAGTTTCGAAACAGACCGCTGCAAAAAGAGTATCCATTCGTTTGGGTTGATGCTTTGTATGAGAAAGTGAGAAACTATGAAGGAAGAGTGGTATCTACCGCTATTATGATAGCTTATGGTGTGACATTGGAAGGAAAAAGAGAAGTATTGGCGATCGAGCCTTTTGTCAATGAAAGCGTAGAGAGCTGGAAGAGTTTTTTTGATAAACTCAAACAAAGAGGCATAGAAAAGATTGCCCTTCTTGTCAGTGATGCACATTTAGGGATTCAAAAGGCTTTCAAAGAGAGTTTTATTGGCGCATCATGGCAACGGTGTAAAGTCCATTTTATGCGTAATATCCTGGCTCATGTTCCACCTAAAGCAAAAGAGAAATTTGCAGCCAAACTCAAACAAATCTGGCTGCAAAACAGCAAAAAGGAAGCTTATCTTATAGCCCAAGCTATTATCGATGAATATGGCAAAAAATTCCCTGAAGCTACCCAAGTGCTTCAAAATGGATTGGAAGACTCTTTGCAGTTTTATCACTTCCCGCAAATTGATAAAAGGAGGATAAGTTCGACAAATGTGTTAGAAAGAATCAACAAGGAGATTAGAAGACGCTCTAAAGTAGTATCTGTTTTTCCATCAAGAGAGTCCTATATTAGACTCATTACCACATACTTGATGGAGTACACTGAAGACTGGGAGATTGAGAGAAGCTATATTCATCCACAAAAGCTTCAAGAGGTGATGGAAATCTATGAGGTGCAGCTTAAAGCTGCTTGATATCCAATGAAATACAACTTGCTGGAAAGTAAAATTGCGAACAAAACTTGACAGTATCAAGAGTAACTTTTTAATTGGTTAGAATCTACTGGTATTTACAGCGAAAATCTTTATGAGTTTTAAACCCAGATTTTGCAATAGAGTTCTTCTTGAATAAGAAAATTTAATGATATTATTTTGAAGTTTATCTTTTTTCTCAACTAAAAAGCGATAAAAGTTATCCAAATCCACCAATAGGAAGAGATAGATTCTTGTTTTTTTCAAAAAGAGAGTTCATCCAAGCTCTTCTTTTTTTGGCTAGAGCCATTTTGAGCACTTTTTGATTGGAGTAGTGATTAGTAATATAACTTCCTATTGCAAAGCAATAGGCTCTGATAGTTGTGAAAGACATTGATTTGATTGTAAAAGAGAGTGTTTAAAAAGAGCTAGGATATTGTACGCCATCATAATGAATCGAAAGGAAGCTTCCGTAGCGAAAAAGCCTTTGAGTACAAAACTATCTATGGCAAAATCATATTTGAGCTCTTTGATTTGGTTTTCAGCATCAGCTCTTTGATTGTAGAGTCTATAGATCTGATCTGCTGGTAAAGAAAGATTGGTCACATAGGCG
This Nitrosophilus labii DNA region includes the following protein-coding sequences:
- a CDS encoding nitrite/sulfite reductase is translated as MKESKATRIERLKRQKDGLDVLKDIYRYAKEDIPMDPEDIDRLKWYGLYTQNRTLQPESDPTQYFMLRVKIEKGVLNKEQIKTLGEISVKYAKNSADFTTRQDLQFHWIKMKDVPDIFEKLQKSGLSTCMAAGDVVRNTVTCPLNGRAKEEITDVSDIVDEINSLFFKNKDFSNLPRKFKIGVSGCAQHCMPYEIQDLSFVAVKRKNGVEFALFTGGGLASNRRFANFLGYVQKDEIVPLAKAAVEIFRDFGNREKRNKARLGHLIKKWGVQKFKETLEKNSGIKIKERELFEVSPAKIRHHCGIFPSKNSNTNHIGCALFGGKMGGDRLLQLYTLLEKYDISEIRTTTKQNFIILDVPKEETNRICEELEKMKINPYPSAFRTRTTACTGLDFCKFAINETKSLAEKIALYLENRFPAFGEPVNISVNGCPNSCAHPCIADIGLSGATFKRNGKSVKGFELLVGGKLEGKSSRFSKRTGILLTHDEIPGFIEKLILSYQKSGFKSFGEYLASKNFDVEFAL
- the cysN gene encoding sulfate adenylyltransferase subunit CysN, encoding MGQNLVATNIEQYLKEHENKELLRFITCGSVDDGKSTLIGRLLYDSKTVLEDQLSVVKRESKKYGTTNEEIDFALLVDGLQSEREQGITIDVAYRFFATDRRKYIIADTPGHEQYTRNMVTGASTANLAVILIDARKGVLTQTKRHSYIVSLLGIKHIVVAINKMDIVGYSKDVYENIKRDYLQMYEKLTKSLKEFKDSIHTIDFIPISALKGDNVVQKSTNIQWYEGKALLEYLDTIEISKDINQKDFRFPVQYVNRPNLDFRGFAGTIASGSVKVKDEITVLPSGKKSKIKEIILPSIGSDSKLVSIQEAFAPMAVTLTLEDEIDISRGDMIVHSKDCLTTSDTIVAMIVWMDEKPLELEIEYEIKRATTSLNVIFEEIIFKKDVNSWEEIKTDTLELNEIGKCRLSLTREIACDPYNKIKGTGSFIVIDKITNHTVAAGMIIDATKSDKKKRVYTEAEIELNRYIRKHFPEWGCISIEEKK
- the cysD gene encoding sulfate adenylyltransferase subunit CysD — its product is MIDKKQLTHLKQLEAESIYILREVAAQFENPVMMYSIGKDSSVMLHLAMKAFYPGKPPFPLLHVDTLWKFKEMIEFRDKRVKELGVELIIHTNPEGIKMDINPFIHGSKLHTDIMKTQALKQALNKGKFDAIIGGARRDEEKSRAKERIFSFRDYFHRWDPKNQRPELWNIYNTKINKGESVRVFPLSNWTELDIWQYIYLENIPIVPLYFAKKRPIVEIDGAKIMVDDERMPKHLREKAKIEKVRFRTLGCYPLTGAVSSNAETLPEIIQEMLLSRNSEREGRIIDKDQEGSMEKKKIEGYF
- a CDS encoding phosphoadenylyl-sulfate reductase, which encodes MKSFLEIAQNYNRIFVKENPKKVLEYFLKEYQGDIALASSFGAEDQVLTHIGVNIDPNIEIFTLDTGRLHEETYKTWEKTEKKYGITIRAYVPNYKSLENLIYEQGINGFYESIENRKRCCEVRKIEPLRRALKNKKIWITGLRRQQSITRKDAKLVEYDDVFGLIKLNPLFEWSTKQVWEYIKKHEIPYNPLHDRGFPSIGCEPCTRAVKEGEDIRSGRWWWEKPEHKECGLHIKKR
- a CDS encoding DUF2061 domain-containing protein gives rise to the protein MHEKPYRSVIKTISWRALGTLDTIAISFFITGSFGMAASIGGIELITKMILYYFHERVWNKIPLGRIKKEPEYQI
- a CDS encoding RrF2 family transcriptional regulator, producing the protein MTLLSSKGTYGLVAMYELSKDYQFNKPVKIKDIAARANIPQNYLEQLLNILKKDGFVKSIRGAYGGYMLSTHPSNIKVLDIVRSLEGNIKITETCTGNPVLELFYEEAQKKLEKIFDITLDDFKLYQQKVSNQIFYTI
- a CDS encoding O-acetylhomoserine aminocarboxypropyltransferase/cysteine synthase family protein; translation: MKKQTLALHYGYNKDGFNTMAVPIYQTTAYDFESAERAANLFALKELGPIYTRLNNPTTEVLEKRIAALEKGAAAIATSSGQAAIFYAVANLAEAGDNIIVAKKIYGGATTLLTHTIKRFGIEARLFDSVTVQDLEELIDDKTKAIFFESLSNPHISIADVEKIVEIANKHNIVTICDNTVATPIIFNPLTKGVDVVVHSASKYINGQGTAIGGLIVENKELNQKLIGNEKYPQFNEPDESYHGLVYADLPFALFTLRVRLSLIRDIGAAPAPFNSWLHIQGLETLAVRIKEHSKNALKIAEFLEKHPKVLKVNYPGLKSDVNYEKAQKYFKDGLASGLLSFDVGDFEFAKKILNNTKIFSVVVNIGDSKSIITHPASTTHQQLSPEELEKTGVTPGLIRLSVGLEDYEDLIEDLKQAMES
- a CDS encoding IS256 family transposase, producing the protein MRNNSKKIDETKIFKEIMTQFVVDEDPLLSMMKWMMEQLMKIESEMKVGAKKGEHNSERKSYFSGYRPRRFDTRLGTVYLMVPKIRKGGYIPFFITERKRSEQALIAMVQEAYVNGVSTRKIERLAKELGIENISASQVSQINKGLDEQVKEFRNRPLQKEYPFVWVDALYEKVRNYEGRVVSTAIMIAYGVTLEGKREVLAIEPFVNESVESWKSFFDKLKQRGIEKIALLVSDAHLGIQKAFKESFIGASWQRCKVHFMRNILAHVPPKAKEKFAAKLKQIWLQNSKKEAYLIAQAIIDEYGKKFPEATQVLQNGLEDSLQFYHFPQIDKRRISSTNVLERINKEIRRRSKVVSVFPSRESYIRLITTYLMEYTEDWEIERSYIHPQKLQEVMEIYEVQLKAA